In Polynucleobacter sp. AP-Ainpum-60-G11, one DNA window encodes the following:
- a CDS encoding tripartite tricarboxylate transporter substrate binding protein codes for MKTLHNKTLKSIAFALSLLAVSSPLIAQDSWPNKPIKIVVPVPAGASLDTLARTIGKGLSEKVGQAVVVENMAGGGSNIAFGYVAKAAPDGYTLLLGWDSLVINPALYSNPPYKLEQFSPVTMAITAPQVLLVGPKLPVKNLRSLIEVARLNPGKITLANAGSGSPGHLAGALLESMADIKFTNVPYKGGAPGVADLLAGHVDAMFVTLPAALQYVRSGKLTALGVSNSKRSTGAPSIPTIAEVGLPGYDLNSWQGILAPTGTPQAIINRLNKEIVQTLKQPAVKDQLVSQGFEIVASSPEYLAKQLAIQAPKWAKLVKDSGAKVD; via the coding sequence ATGAAAACCTTACACAATAAGACCCTAAAAAGCATCGCCTTTGCATTAAGTCTTCTTGCTGTCTCTAGCCCGCTTATTGCACAAGATTCTTGGCCAAATAAACCAATCAAAATCGTCGTTCCAGTACCTGCTGGTGCAAGCCTAGATACGCTTGCGCGCACCATTGGAAAAGGTCTTTCTGAAAAAGTAGGGCAAGCTGTTGTTGTGGAAAATATGGCTGGCGGTGGTAGCAATATCGCCTTTGGTTACGTTGCTAAAGCGGCGCCAGATGGCTATACATTACTTTTGGGCTGGGATAGCTTGGTGATCAATCCAGCTCTATACAGCAACCCCCCGTATAAGCTTGAGCAATTTTCACCCGTCACTATGGCTATTACTGCTCCCCAAGTTTTATTAGTGGGCCCAAAACTTCCCGTTAAAAATCTTCGCTCACTTATTGAGGTGGCAAGATTGAACCCTGGAAAAATTACGCTAGCAAATGCGGGTAGTGGTAGTCCAGGCCATTTGGCTGGTGCATTACTGGAGAGCATGGCCGATATTAAATTTACTAATGTGCCTTATAAGGGAGGTGCGCCTGGAGTTGCTGATTTATTGGCCGGACATGTGGACGCGATGTTTGTAACCTTGCCCGCTGCTTTGCAATACGTTCGATCTGGAAAACTCACTGCACTTGGAGTGAGTAATTCAAAAAGATCTACTGGCGCACCTAGCATCCCAACAATTGCTGAAGTAGGGTTGCCGGGTTACGATCTGAATTCTTGGCAGGGAATTTTAGCTCCTACAGGCACTCCCCAAGCTATTATTAACAGACTAAATAAAGAGATTGTTCAGACTTTAAAACAGCCGGCAGTAAAAGATCAATTGGTTTCGCAAGGATTTGAAATTGTTGCCAGCTCACCTGAATATCTTGCAAAGCAGCTAGCAATTCAAGCGCCTAAGTGGGCAAAATTGGTTAAGGATTCTGGAGCAAAAGTCGATTGA